In one window of Dokdonia sp. PRO95 DNA:
- a CDS encoding DUF1697 domain-containing protein, which translates to MNTYICLLRGINVGGHRKIKMADLKALFTSLGYTEVVTYIQSGNIVFKSHEKDIDEVTTVLKKTIVDTYGFELPVFVLTRKMLTQVYENYALSLEYIESSYFTLLHTIPSTEHKALVNNLELPNEHFVATQNCVYLYPEKGYGKAKATNTFFEKKLSVVATTRNYKTIVKLLELSS; encoded by the coding sequence ATGAATACGTATATATGTTTGCTGCGCGGAATTAATGTAGGAGGTCATAGAAAAATCAAAATGGCAGACCTCAAAGCTCTTTTTACTTCGCTAGGATATACAGAGGTAGTGACCTATATACAAAGTGGGAATATTGTATTTAAATCTCACGAGAAAGATATAGACGAGGTAACAACTGTTTTAAAGAAAACTATTGTGGACACATACGGTTTTGAGTTGCCAGTGTTTGTTTTAACTCGTAAAATGCTCACTCAGGTTTATGAGAACTATGCGCTCTCACTAGAATATATAGAGTCAAGTTATTTTACATTGTTGCATACCATACCTAGCACAGAACATAAAGCGCTTGTAAATAATTTAGAGCTACCTAACGAACATTTTGTAGCTACTCAAAACTGTGTTTACCTTTATCCGGAGAAAGGGTACGGGAAAGCAAAGGCGACAAATACTTTTTTTGAAAAGAAATTAAGCGTGGTCGCTACAACCCGCAATTATAAAACCATCGTAAAATTGTTAGAACTTTCTAGTTAA
- a CDS encoding NAD(P)/FAD-dependent oxidoreductase produces the protein MNKFDILIVGGGAAGFFTAINIAEKRPSLKIAILERGKDVLTKVKISGGGRCNVTHAEFIPKELSKKYPRGQKELLGPFHTFMTGDTIAWFEERGVELKIEEDGRMFPITDSSSTIVDCFLREARKHNIEVLTNHSVQDVGFDSAFAKARISNKDPFYVKTSKGDFTCEHLVMTTGSNPKMWSLLQKLGHSITDAVPSLFTFNIKDKKIEGLMGLATNVTVKVLGTKQKSEGPLLITHWGMSGPAILKLSAWGARELADLKYQFEIQVNWLQFLTQEDALDELLELKLKHAKQSPFTYAQLELPKRLWHNLLTASGIQQATKWAELTKAQLQSLSRELTQSRFRVSGKSTFKEEFVTAGGVNLKEVNFKTFESKKVPSLYLAGEVLNIDAITGGFNFQNAWTGGYLAAQAIDS, from the coding sequence ATGAATAAATTTGATATACTTATAGTAGGTGGAGGAGCAGCCGGTTTTTTTACAGCTATTAATATAGCCGAGAAGAGACCATCGCTTAAAATTGCCATTTTAGAACGAGGCAAGGATGTGCTTACCAAGGTGAAAATCTCTGGAGGTGGGCGTTGTAATGTGACTCACGCCGAGTTTATACCTAAAGAACTTTCAAAAAAATATCCTCGTGGTCAAAAAGAGTTGCTAGGGCCATTTCATACGTTTATGACTGGTGATACTATTGCTTGGTTTGAAGAGCGCGGTGTCGAACTGAAAATTGAGGAAGATGGGAGGATGTTCCCCATTACAGACTCTTCATCTACCATTGTAGATTGTTTTTTAAGGGAGGCTCGTAAGCACAATATTGAAGTACTTACTAATCATTCTGTGCAAGATGTTGGTTTTGATTCCGCTTTCGCGAAAGCGAGAATTTCAAATAAAGATCCCTTTTATGTAAAGACGAGTAAAGGTGATTTCACATGTGAGCACCTTGTAATGACTACTGGAAGTAATCCTAAAATGTGGTCATTATTGCAAAAATTAGGTCACTCTATTACAGATGCAGTGCCATCACTTTTTACTTTTAATATCAAGGATAAAAAGATAGAGGGTCTAATGGGGCTGGCAACTAATGTCACAGTAAAGGTGCTAGGAACCAAACAGAAATCTGAAGGTCCTTTGCTTATAACTCACTGGGGAATGAGTGGTCCAGCTATTTTAAAACTCTCTGCATGGGGAGCAAGAGAACTTGCCGACCTGAAATATCAATTTGAGATTCAAGTAAACTGGCTGCAGTTTCTTACACAAGAAGATGCTTTAGATGAGCTTTTAGAGCTCAAGTTGAAACACGCAAAACAGTCTCCGTTTACCTATGCACAACTTGAGTTGCCTAAGCGTTTATGGCATAATTTATTAACGGCCTCAGGGATTCAGCAGGCTACCAAGTGGGCAGAACTCACGAAGGCGCAATTACAGTCATTAAGCCGAGAGCTCACGCAATCCCGTTTTCGCGTAAGCGGGAAAAGTACTTTTAAAGAGGAGTTTGTAACTGCGGGAGGTGTTAACCTAAAGGAGGTGAACTTTAAAACCTTTGAAAGTAAAAAAGTACCAAGTCTTTATCTTGCAGGTGAGGTGCTCAATATAGATGCAATTACGGGTGGTTTTAATTTTCAAAATGCATGGACGGGAGGCTATCTTGCTGCTCAGGCTATAGATTCTTAA
- a CDS encoding cold-shock protein gives MEGTVKFFNESKGYGFITNDDTGKDIFVHVTGLNGETINEGDKVEYVEEEGRKGLTAAQVRVL, from the coding sequence ATGGAAGGAACAGTAAAATTTTTCAATGAGTCAAAAGGTTATGGTTTTATAACTAATGACGACACCGGTAAAGACATTTTTGTACACGTTACAGGTCTTAACGGGGAAACTATCAACGAAGGAGACAAAGTTGAGTACGTAGAAGAAGAAGGAAGAAAAGGATTGACTGCTGCACAAGTACGTGTATTGTAG
- a CDS encoding DUF3050 domain-containing protein, whose translation MIAQVTREIQPLQEQLLSHSLYKEIKTPEDLLVFMEHHVFAVWDFMSLLKALQNGLTCTKTPWKPIGSAETRYLINEIVLAEETDINAKGERQSHYEMYIDAMQKAGASTVAIDRLVTTDFDVIAIHEAIENLPAGVSQFLKFTFDIIDRGNLHEIAAAFTFGRENLIPAMFSAIIGEIEDNFPAKDLSDFKYYFDRHIELDEDEHGPMALQMIEHLCGEDNNKWDEVITVSKEALKVRLNLWDGILSEIKREEIFA comes from the coding sequence ATGATTGCACAAGTTACACGAGAAATACAACCGCTTCAAGAACAGTTGCTTAGTCATTCTTTATATAAAGAGATAAAAACGCCTGAAGATCTTTTGGTCTTTATGGAGCATCACGTATTTGCCGTTTGGGATTTTATGTCTTTGTTGAAGGCATTGCAAAATGGATTAACATGTACAAAAACTCCATGGAAACCAATAGGAAGTGCCGAAACTAGATATTTAATCAATGAAATTGTTCTTGCTGAGGAGACGGATATTAATGCAAAAGGGGAGCGACAGAGTCATTATGAGATGTACATCGATGCTATGCAAAAAGCTGGTGCGAGTACGGTTGCAATAGATCGTCTAGTTACTACAGATTTTGATGTAATTGCAATACATGAGGCTATCGAAAATCTGCCAGCTGGGGTAAGTCAGTTTTTAAAATTTACATTTGATATTATAGATAGGGGTAATTTGCATGAGATAGCAGCGGCATTCACTTTTGGCCGTGAAAATTTAATTCCAGCAATGTTTAGTGCAATTATTGGGGAAATAGAAGATAATTTTCCAGCTAAAGACTTATCTGATTTTAAGTATTATTTTGATCGTCATATTGAGCTGGATGAAGATGAGCATGGGCCTATGGCTTTGCAGATGATTGAACATTTATGTGGAGAGGATAATAATAAATGGGATGAAGTGATTACAGTCTCTAAGGAGGCTTTAAAAGTAAGATTAAATCTTTGGGATGGTATATTAAGTGAGATTAAGCGTGAAGAGATTTTTGCTTAG
- a CDS encoding geranylgeranylglycerol-phosphate geranylgeranyltransferase, giving the protein MLSRKNKRFILKLISLFSVVRGYNILVIVIAQYLTSIFILAPDLRLREIIFDLNLLFLVLAGVFTIAAGYIINSFYDSEKDLINRPKKTMLDRLVSQNTKLSIYFVLNFLAVIAASYVSFRAVIFYALYIFGIWIYSHKLKKYPFVGNLVAATLAITPFFAVFIYYGNLAPVIFVHGSFLFLVIAMREMVKDLENLKGDLVQNYRTIPVIYGTTTSKWLLTILAGLTIIPIFFLINRFKLGDMSYYFYGSVALLLLFLAVLWRSVARPHYVLLHNILKFIIVAGVFCIVLLDASVVLNRIF; this is encoded by the coding sequence ATGCTTTCGAGAAAAAACAAACGTTTTATCCTTAAGTTAATCAGTCTCTTTTCTGTGGTGCGTGGTTATAATATTCTTGTAATTGTCATTGCACAGTATCTTACTTCTATATTTATACTAGCTCCAGATTTACGCTTACGCGAAATTATATTTGATCTCAATCTCTTATTTCTAGTGCTCGCTGGAGTTTTTACCATCGCAGCGGGTTATATTATCAATAGCTTTTACGATTCTGAAAAAGATCTGATTAATAGGCCTAAAAAGACCATGTTAGACAGGCTCGTGAGTCAAAACACAAAGCTGTCTATATATTTTGTACTCAATTTTCTAGCCGTAATCGCAGCTAGCTATGTGTCTTTTAGAGCGGTAATATTTTATGCCCTTTATATTTTTGGAATATGGATTTACTCACATAAACTCAAAAAATATCCTTTTGTAGGTAATCTAGTAGCGGCAACACTCGCGATTACTCCATTCTTTGCTGTATTTATCTATTACGGGAACCTAGCGCCTGTAATTTTTGTACACGGTTCATTTTTATTTCTAGTAATAGCCATGCGAGAGATGGTAAAAGATCTGGAAAATTTGAAAGGCGATCTCGTGCAGAATTATAGAACAATTCCCGTGATTTATGGTACAACTACTTCGAAGTGGTTGCTTACGATATTGGCAGGCTTAACCATAATCCCTATCTTTTTTCTAATTAATCGTTTTAAGTTAGGAGATATGAGTTACTACTTTTATGGAAGTGTTGCTCTGTTATTATTGTTTCTAGCCGTTTTATGGAGATCTGTAGCGAGACCTCATTATGTGTTACTACATAATATTTTGAAGTTTATTATCGTAGCTGGGGTGTTCTGTATTGTGCTTCTGGACGCGAGTGTGGTGCTTAATAGAATATTTTAA
- a CDS encoding mevalonate kinase, whose protein sequence is MKGPLFYSKILLFGEYGIIKDSKGLAIPYNFYNGALKIEENPSEEAIASNGHLARFVTYLKDLGAEQPELVSFDIDQMQADVAAGMYFDSSIPQGYGVGSSGALVAAIYDKYAVDKITVLENLTREKLLNLKQIFGGMESFFHGNSSGLDPLNSYLSLPILINSKDHIEAAGIPSQAQTGTGAVFLLDSGIVGETAPMVNIFMESMKQDGFRAMLKDQFVKHTDACVDDFLKGDVKSLFGNVKQLSKVVLSNFKPMIPAKFHDLWKQGIESNDYYLKLCGSGGGGYMLGFTENLEKAQQALKGHKLEVVYTF, encoded by the coding sequence ATGAAAGGTCCACTTTTTTATTCTAAAATCTTACTTTTTGGCGAGTATGGAATCATAAAAGATTCCAAAGGACTTGCTATACCATATAACTTCTATAATGGAGCTCTTAAGATAGAGGAGAATCCGTCTGAAGAAGCAATTGCATCAAACGGGCATCTTGCACGTTTTGTCACCTATCTGAAAGACTTAGGGGCGGAGCAGCCAGAGCTTGTTTCATTTGATATTGATCAAATGCAAGCAGATGTAGCTGCAGGTATGTACTTTGATTCTAGTATACCTCAAGGTTACGGAGTGGGAAGTAGTGGTGCGCTAGTAGCGGCTATTTATGATAAATATGCGGTAGATAAAATCACAGTATTAGAAAATCTTACGCGAGAGAAGTTGCTTAACTTAAAGCAAATCTTTGGTGGAATGGAATCTTTCTTTCATGGCAATTCTTCTGGATTAGACCCTCTTAATAGTTATTTAAGTTTACCTATTCTCATCAATAGTAAAGATCACATTGAAGCTGCAGGAATTCCCTCTCAAGCGCAAACGGGTACAGGTGCTGTTTTCTTATTAGATAGTGGTATCGTAGGTGAGACTGCTCCTATGGTAAATATCTTTATGGAAAGTATGAAGCAAGATGGCTTTAGAGCAATGCTTAAAGATCAGTTTGTAAAACATACAGATGCTTGTGTAGATGATTTTTTGAAGGGAGACGTAAAATCACTTTTTGGTAATGTGAAGCAATTATCTAAAGTGGTGCTTAGCAACTTTAAACCTATGATCCCTGCAAAATTTCATGACCTATGGAAGCAAGGAATAGAGAGTAACGACTATTATCTAAAGCTTTGTGGCTCTGGCGGTGGTGGTTATATGCTCGGGTTTACAGAGAACTTAGAAAAAGCGCAGCAAGCCCTTAAGGGACACAAGTTAGAAGTGGTTTACACTTTCTAG
- a CDS encoding TspO/MBR family protein, with protein sequence MDKDLLIRIVLSIIICLLIGTIGALATQSSIDTWYVGLMKPSWSPPNWIFAPVWIVLYIMMGIAAGIVWNRGFYHKWVKVALYHFGFQLILNGLWSIIFFGLEQPFFALLTICSLFILVILTIKWFKVVDRWSAALLIPYLLWLAFASALNFEIWRLN encoded by the coding sequence ATGGACAAAGATTTATTGATTCGCATTGTTCTGAGCATAATCATTTGCCTTCTCATAGGAACTATAGGTGCACTGGCAACACAAAGCAGCATAGACACATGGTATGTAGGTCTTATGAAACCTAGCTGGAGTCCGCCTAACTGGATATTTGCACCCGTATGGATTGTACTTTATATCATGATGGGTATAGCCGCAGGTATTGTGTGGAATAGAGGTTTTTATCACAAGTGGGTAAAAGTAGCTTTATACCATTTTGGTTTTCAGCTTATACTTAATGGATTGTGGAGCATCATTTTCTTCGGGCTAGAACAGCCATTCTTTGCCTTACTCACCATTTGCAGCCTTTTTATCTTAGTCATACTAACCATAAAATGGTTCAAAGTTGTAGACAGATGGAGCGCAGCATTACTTATTCCTTATTTATTATGGCTTGCATTTGCGTCGGCTCTTAATTTTGAAATCTGGCGTCTTAACTAG
- a CDS encoding alpha-amylase family glycosyl hydrolase — protein sequence MKKYFLSLAVLVTTLFSCEFNTSNESPAFAKALSNTSFQFDETMEESGVIYEVNIRQYSAEGNFASFTKDIPVIKELGVKILWVMPIFPISETNRKGELGSYYAVSDFREVNPEFGTLQDVDDMIKVAHEHGIAVVLDWVPNHTGWNHTWITKHPEWYTQNDKGEIVDPIDPATGKSWGWTDVADLNYDNQAMRDEMIADLLYWVQEHDIDGFRMDVAHKVPVPFFKKAIDSLEQIKSPLFMLAEAEQEDLMANGFDMHYAWQMHHLLNEIAKEEKSVEDFWTLLAQYDQTLAQDDMNMYFVTNHDENSWAGTLGERMPDNKEIFTTLTYMLPGMPLVYSGQEYDLDKRLAFFEKDSIPKERGDYFELLATLGALKNNNTALHGGKEKASLIKIDLSHPAVMSFGREKEAEQLVFIGNFSSKTVKTTYPYSGTFTDMVNDKEVLISSNDGFVLEPWEFYILEPVNTLIFDTRIVPDVAHE from the coding sequence ATGAAAAAGTATTTTTTAAGCTTAGCTGTACTCGTTACAACACTATTTTCTTGTGAATTCAATACTTCAAATGAATCTCCCGCTTTCGCGAAAGCGTTATCAAACACCTCTTTCCAGTTTGATGAAACCATGGAAGAGTCTGGGGTTATATATGAAGTGAATATAAGGCAGTACTCCGCCGAAGGAAACTTTGCATCTTTTACAAAAGATATACCTGTAATAAAAGAGTTAGGGGTTAAGATACTCTGGGTGATGCCTATTTTTCCTATTTCCGAAACTAATAGAAAGGGGGAGTTGGGGAGCTATTATGCAGTGTCAGATTTTAGAGAGGTAAACCCTGAGTTTGGCACTTTGCAAGATGTGGATGATATGATTAAGGTTGCTCATGAGCATGGAATAGCTGTTGTGCTGGACTGGGTGCCTAATCATACGGGATGGAATCACACGTGGATTACAAAGCACCCCGAATGGTATACTCAAAATGATAAAGGAGAGATTGTTGATCCTATAGATCCAGCAACCGGTAAATCGTGGGGATGGACTGATGTGGCAGATCTTAATTACGATAATCAAGCCATGCGCGATGAGATGATTGCAGATTTGTTGTATTGGGTACAAGAACATGATATTGATGGTTTTAGAATGGATGTTGCTCATAAAGTGCCAGTACCATTTTTCAAGAAAGCAATAGATTCTCTTGAGCAAATAAAGTCACCGCTATTTATGCTTGCAGAAGCAGAGCAAGAGGATCTTATGGCAAATGGTTTTGATATGCACTACGCCTGGCAGATGCATCATTTACTTAATGAAATAGCCAAAGAAGAAAAAAGTGTAGAGGACTTCTGGACACTACTCGCACAGTATGACCAAACACTAGCTCAAGATGATATGAATATGTACTTTGTTACAAATCATGACGAAAATAGCTGGGCAGGAACGCTAGGTGAGCGCATGCCAGACAATAAAGAGATCTTTACCACACTTACCTATATGTTGCCAGGCATGCCTCTTGTTTATAGTGGGCAGGAATATGATCTGGATAAACGATTAGCCTTTTTTGAAAAAGATAGTATACCTAAGGAACGAGGAGATTACTTTGAATTATTAGCAACCCTCGGGGCTCTTAAAAATAATAATACGGCACTGCATGGTGGTAAAGAAAAGGCTTCACTTATAAAGATAGATCTAAGTCACCCAGCTGTAATGAGTTTTGGAAGAGAAAAGGAAGCAGAGCAATTAGTATTCATTGGTAATTTCTCAAGCAAGACTGTAAAAACTACCTACCCATATAGCGGTACGTTTACAGATATGGTAAACGATAAGGAGGTGCTCATAAGCTCAAATGATGGATTTGTACTAGAGCCTTGGGAGTTTTATATCTTAGAGCCTGTGAATACACTTATCTTTGACACTCGTATTGTACCAGATGTCGCACATGAATAA
- the aspS gene encoding aspartate--tRNA ligase yields MYRTHNNGSLRAADVNKEVTLAGWVQKSRDKGFIIWVDLRDRYGMTQLVFDEERTDASIMEQARKLGREFVIQVTGTVIERDSKNPNIATGDIEILVSKLEVLNASLTPPFTIEDETDGGEDVRMKYRYLDIRRKPVRDSLIFRHKVALEVRKYLSDQDFIEVETPYLIKSTPEGARDFVVPSRMNEGQFYALPQSPQTFKQLLMVGGMDKYFQIVKCFRDEDLRADRQPEFTQIDCEMAFVEQEDILNIFEGLTRHLLKEVNGVEIEKFPRMLYDDAMRLYGNDKPDIRFGMEFGELNEVAQHKDFGVFNNAELVVGIAVPGGNSYTRKEIDKLIDWVKRPQVGALGMVYSRCNDDGSFKSSVDKFYDQEDLAKWAEVTGAQKGDLICILSGETSKVRAQMSALRMELATRLGLRDPKVFAPLWVIDFPLLELDEETGHYHAMHHPFTSPKPGQIELLDTKPGEVKANAYDLVLNGNEIGGGSIRIHDKETQAIMLRHLGFSEEEAKTQFGFLMDAFEYGAPPHGGLAFGLDRLVAILGGQETIRDFIAFPKNNSGRDVMIDAPAFLDDEQMKELNLKLRDQKSKH; encoded by the coding sequence ATGTACAGAACGCACAATAATGGAAGCCTAAGAGCTGCCGATGTAAATAAGGAAGTTACCCTCGCAGGATGGGTTCAAAAATCTAGAGATAAAGGATTTATTATTTGGGTAGATCTACGTGATCGTTACGGAATGACGCAACTTGTTTTTGATGAGGAGCGTACCGATGCATCTATTATGGAGCAAGCACGTAAACTAGGACGCGAATTTGTAATTCAAGTTACTGGAACCGTAATAGAGCGTGATTCAAAAAATCCAAATATTGCTACAGGAGATATCGAGATTTTAGTATCAAAACTAGAAGTGCTTAACGCATCACTTACTCCTCCTTTTACCATAGAAGATGAAACTGATGGTGGTGAGGATGTACGCATGAAATACCGTTACCTAGATATACGCCGTAAGCCAGTGCGTGACAGCTTGATCTTTAGACATAAAGTTGCATTAGAAGTACGTAAATATCTTTCTGACCAAGATTTTATTGAGGTAGAAACACCATACTTAATCAAGTCTACTCCTGAGGGAGCTCGTGACTTTGTAGTTCCTTCTCGCATGAACGAAGGACAATTTTATGCATTACCACAATCTCCGCAAACCTTCAAGCAATTGCTTATGGTGGGAGGAATGGACAAATACTTCCAGATTGTAAAATGTTTCCGTGATGAAGATTTACGTGCAGATAGACAGCCGGAGTTTACACAAATAGACTGTGAGATGGCTTTTGTAGAGCAGGAGGATATCTTGAACATCTTTGAAGGACTTACACGCCACTTACTTAAAGAAGTAAATGGTGTTGAGATTGAGAAGTTCCCTCGCATGCTGTATGATGATGCAATGCGTTTATATGGTAATGACAAACCAGACATCCGCTTTGGGATGGAATTCGGAGAACTTAATGAGGTAGCACAACATAAGGACTTTGGCGTTTTTAATAACGCAGAGCTCGTAGTAGGTATTGCTGTCCCAGGAGGAAATAGCTATACTCGTAAAGAAATAGATAAACTTATAGACTGGGTAAAGCGCCCGCAGGTAGGTGCACTAGGAATGGTGTACTCTCGTTGCAATGACGATGGATCATTCAAGTCTTCTGTAGATAAATTTTATGACCAAGAAGATCTAGCAAAATGGGCAGAAGTAACTGGAGCTCAAAAAGGAGATCTTATCTGCATCCTTTCTGGAGAAACTTCAAAAGTTCGCGCTCAAATGAGTGCATTACGTATGGAGCTAGCAACACGTTTAGGACTAAGAGATCCTAAGGTATTTGCTCCATTATGGGTAATAGATTTCCCATTACTTGAACTAGATGAAGAGACTGGGCATTACCACGCAATGCACCACCCATTTACATCTCCTAAGCCTGGACAGATAGAACTACTAGATACAAAACCTGGAGAGGTAAAAGCAAACGCATACGACCTAGTACTTAACGGTAACGAAATAGGAGGAGGATCTATACGTATACACGATAAAGAAACGCAAGCTATCATGCTACGCCACTTAGGCTTCTCTGAAGAAGAAGCTAAGACACAGTTTGGCTTCCTTATGGATGCTTTTGAGTATGGAGCGCCACCACACGGAGGTCTTGCTTTTGGGCTAGATAGACTTGTTGCTATTCTAGGAGGACAAGAAACTATACGTGACTTTATTGCTTTCCCTAAAAATAATAGTGGTCGTGATGTCATGATAGACGCACCTGCTTTTCTTGATGATGAGCAAATGAAGGAATTGAATTTGAAGTTACGTGATCAAAAGTCAAAACACTAA
- a CDS encoding uroporphyrinogen-III synthase, with product MKVKTILVSQPKPKVENSPYFELEQRQRVKIDFIPFIHVEGVSGKEVRLQKVDLKDYTAIILTSRNAVDHFFRIAEEMRFKVPDTLKYFCQSEAVAYYLQKYVVYRKRKIYVGKRTFPELIPLIKKHKNETFLLPSSDKFKPNVPELLDALGVKWMQSTFYKTVVSDLSEYENVFYDILVFFSPSGIQSLFENFPNFKQNDTRIAAFGNTTVKAAEEAGLKVNIQAPTPETPSMTMALEKYIKDVNKK from the coding sequence ATGAAAGTGAAAACTATCCTCGTTTCGCAACCAAAGCCTAAGGTTGAAAACTCACCTTATTTTGAGCTAGAACAAAGACAACGCGTTAAAATAGACTTCATCCCTTTCATCCATGTAGAGGGTGTCTCAGGAAAAGAAGTTAGATTGCAAAAAGTAGATCTTAAAGACTACACAGCAATCATACTCACAAGTCGCAATGCCGTTGATCACTTCTTTAGAATTGCAGAGGAAATGCGTTTTAAAGTTCCAGATACCTTAAAATATTTTTGTCAGAGTGAAGCTGTTGCTTACTACCTTCAGAAATACGTGGTATACCGTAAGCGTAAAATATATGTAGGTAAACGCACATTTCCAGAGCTTATCCCATTAATCAAAAAGCATAAGAATGAGACATTCTTATTGCCATCATCAGATAAGTTCAAGCCTAATGTGCCAGAACTTCTCGATGCTTTAGGTGTAAAATGGATGCAATCTACTTTTTATAAAACCGTAGTAAGTGATCTTTCTGAATATGAAAATGTATTTTACGACATATTAGTATTTTTTAGTCCAAGTGGTATTCAATCATTATTTGAAAACTTCCCTAACTTTAAACAGAACGACACACGTATTGCCGCTTTTGGTAACACCACGGTAAAAGCTGCCGAAGAAGCAGGGCTTAAAGTAAATATCCAAGCACCTACACCAGAAACTCCTTCTATGACTATGGCATTAGAGAAGTACATTAAAGATGTAAACAAGAAGTAA
- a CDS encoding diphosphomevalonate decarboxylase, with product MTESDFIPSGDYQVLPAGSVSYQSPSNIALVKYWGKYGEQLPQNPSISFTLSNCHTTTTLSYKKNSNSSGEIPFEIFLDGEAAPDFKPKIAKFFERIAIYMPFVKEYEYKIETSNSFPHSSGIASSASGMSALALCLMEMERGMEGAMTDAFFNEKASFLARLGSGSACRSIEGPLVVWGKHAEIEGSTNFYGTSYEGEIHEKFHNYQDTILLVDKGEKQVSSTVGHDLMHGHAFAKARFTQAHENLSSLMQVFKEGDVDQFIKIVESEALTLHAMMMTSHPYFILMKPKTLEIINEIWAYRNETDSKICFTLDAGANVHVLYPENEKESVQKFIASKLSKFCQNSHYIDDCVGNGAKKL from the coding sequence ATGACCGAAAGCGATTTTATACCCTCTGGTGATTATCAGGTATTACCTGCAGGATCTGTAAGTTATCAATCTCCTAGCAATATAGCCCTTGTTAAATATTGGGGTAAATATGGTGAGCAGTTACCTCAAAATCCAAGCATAAGTTTTACCTTATCTAACTGCCATACAACAACAACGCTATCTTATAAAAAGAATAGTAATAGCTCTGGCGAGATTCCTTTTGAGATCTTTTTAGATGGAGAAGCAGCGCCAGATTTCAAGCCAAAAATTGCCAAATTTTTTGAGCGTATAGCTATTTATATGCCTTTTGTAAAGGAATATGAGTATAAAATTGAGACGTCTAACTCTTTTCCTCATAGCTCTGGTATTGCGAGTTCTGCATCTGGTATGAGTGCGCTTGCTCTCTGTCTTATGGAAATGGAGCGAGGTATGGAGGGAGCCATGACAGATGCTTTCTTTAATGAGAAGGCAAGTTTTCTTGCTAGACTAGGTTCTGGAAGTGCGTGTAGAAGTATAGAGGGGCCTCTTGTGGTTTGGGGTAAGCATGCGGAGATAGAAGGGAGTACAAACTTTTATGGAACATCTTACGAAGGAGAAATTCATGAGAAATTCCACAATTATCAAGATACCATCTTGCTTGTAGATAAAGGCGAGAAGCAAGTAAGTAGTACTGTAGGGCATGATTTAATGCATGGTCACGCTTTCGCGAAAGCGAGATTTACCCAAGCACATGAAAACTTATCAAGCTTGATGCAAGTTTTTAAGGAAGGTGATGTTGATCAGTTCATTAAAATTGTGGAAAGTGAGGCGCTCACACTGCATGCTATGATGATGACGAGTCATCCTTACTTTATCTTGATGAAGCCTAAAACACTCGAGATAATAAATGAAATCTGGGCTTACCGCAATGAAACAGACTCAAAAATTTGCTTTACACTTGACGCTGGAGCAAATGTTCATGTGTTGTATCCAGAAAATGAAAAGGAATCTGTTCAGAAATTTATAGCTAGTAAGCTTTCAAAATTTTGCCAAAATAGCCACTATATTGATGATTGTGTGGGTAATGGAGCAAAAAAACTGTAA